The following coding sequences lie in one Arachis hypogaea cultivar Tifrunner chromosome 9, arahy.Tifrunner.gnm2.J5K5, whole genome shotgun sequence genomic window:
- the LOC112710004 gene encoding putative disease resistance protein At3g14460, which translates to MLPSCMHDLVNLRHLDIRGASCLKEMPKRMSKLKHLNFLSYYIVGTQEENGIRELGTLDNLHGSFCISKLENVKNSGEALEAKMGNKKHINTLKLKWVPDGDIDDVQTERDILDKLQPHPNLEKLSIEGYRGETFPDWLGLSCYSNMTKLSLDRCMNCYELPSLGQLPSLQHLEFSDLDGLEKIGLEFYNKNNASFQQETPFKCLETLKIVNMSRWREWHFPDEFDGFPKLRILSIKSCPVLKGDLPAHLPALEELTIVECEELACSLPRAPNLHQIHVKGNRSSTYSTRGHKVVIEETQLAKSVMECLPHIQPALIQHLEISNVWSAISISEDYLPASLQSLEIFYCSKLTFSEQLQHKSLTKISVVGCHSLKLLPLWDFPNLKNLKVSVCQSMEYVEVPHALPSLRYMCISGCPSLASLPALGLAAPHLEELDIRNCPKIDCFVEECLPPSLEKVVVIGCEKLARWITSKGLQSEGLTHLWLGGCFDVNSFPREGCLPSSLESLELWNFPNLETLDSKGLHHLASLKRLAIGDCRKLENVTEEHLLASIANIYIGEECPLRRKLEEMEHPPIQFVCYKCDSDYSDDDYCYD; encoded by the exons ATGCTTCCAAGCTGCATGCATGATCTTGTGAACCTGCGCCACCTTGATATTCGAGGTGCTTCTTGTCTGAAAGAGATGCCGAAAAGAATGAGCAAGTTAAAGCATCTAAACTTCTTAAGCTACTATATCGTCGGCACGCAAGAAGAGAATGGGATAAGAGAACTGGGAACGCTGGACAATCTTCATGGCTCATTTTGCATTTCCAAGTTGGAGAACGTCAAGAATAGTGGTGAAGCTTTGGAGGCAAAAATGGGTAACAAGAAGCACATCAACACCTTAAAATTGAAATGGGTTCCAGATGGTGACATTGATGATGTTCAAACTGAGAGAGATATACTTGACAAGTTACAACCTCATCCAAACTTGGAAAAGTTATCAATTGAGGGTTATCGGGGTGAAACATTCCCAGATTGGTTAGGCCTTTCTTGCTACTCCAATATGACCAAATTGAGTCTGGATCGTTGTATGAATTGTTATGAGCTTCCTTCATTGGGACAGTTACCCTCTTTACAGCATCTGGAGTTTTCTGATCTTGATGGGTTGGAGAAAATTGGTTTAGAGTTTTACAACAAAAACAATGCATCATTTCAGCAGGAAACGCCCTTCAAATGTCTTGAAACTCTGAAAATTGTAAATATGTCTCGTTGGCGGGAATGGCATTTTCCTGACGAGTTTGATGGTTTTCCCAAGCTTAGAATCCTTTCAATAAAAAGTTGTCCGGTGTTAAAGGGAGATCTGCCTGCTCACCTTCCGGCTCTGGAGGAACTTACCATTGTTGAATGCGAAGAGCTTGCATGTTCGCTGCCGAGggctcccaaccttcaccaaatACATGTAAAGGGTAATAGGTCTTCTACATATTCGACACGAGGGCACAAGGTGGTAATTGAAGAAACCCAGCTGGCGAAATCCGTTATGGAGTGTCTACCCCACATCCAACCGGCACTTATCCAACATCTGGAAATCAGTAACGTTTGGTCAGCGATATCAATTTCAGAAGATTATTTGCCCGCTTCGTTACAGTCTCTGGAAATCTTTTATTGTTCAAAATTAACATTTTCAGAGCAACTGCAACACAAGTCGCTAACGAAGATATCTGTAGTGGGGTGTCATTCACTGAAGTTGCTTCCATTGTGGGACTTTCCAAATCTCAAGAATCTCAAAGTCAGTGTATGCCAAAGCATGGAGTATGTTGAGGTGCCACACGCTCTTCCGAGTCTCCGTTATATGTGCATCTCCGGCTGCCCCAGTTTAGCATCCTTGCCGGCGCTAGGGCTGGCTGCGCCGCACCTAGAGGAGCTGGATATACGCAATTGCCCTAAAATCGATTGTTTTGTTGAAGAGTGCCTCCCGCCGAGTTTGGAAAAAGTTGTAGTCATTGGGTGCGAGAAACTAGCGAGGTGGATAACATCAAAGGGTTTGCAGAGTGAAGGCCTTACCCATCTTTGGCTTGGTGGATGCTTCGATGTAAATTCGTTCCCAAGAGAGGGTtgccttccttcttctcttgagTCTCTAGAATTGTGGAACTTTCCAAATCTGGAGACGCTTGACAGCAAGGGGCTTCACCATCTTGCCTCCCTCAAAAGGTTAGCAATTGGTGACTGTAGAAAGCTTGAGAATGTTACAGAAGAACATTTGCTTGCCTCCATAGCAAATATCTACATTGGGGAAGAATGTCCTTTGAGGCGTAAGCTGGAAGAGATGGAGCACCCACCGATTCAATTTGTTTGTTACAAATGCG ACTCGGATTACTCTGATGATGATTACTGTTACGATTGA
- the LOC112712814 gene encoding probable LRR receptor-like serine/threonine-protein kinase At1g05700 encodes MANSLFLLLGALSFIATIQGQDQSGFISINCGLPENYSYVEKNTGINYISDANFIDSGVSKTVSPQDKATHQQYFTYLRSFPYGTRNCYRINNVTINTVYLIRTSFLYGNYDGLNKLPQFEVHFGTNLWDTLKFSDASVSIYRELVYSATRDYVDICLVNIGTGTPFISAIELRIIEKNNGPSSYSVARLKGLDLGSKNNSTCRYRDDIYDFLWEPYSVNGWRQLISTNIDPNPSQKKAYIDKNYVPPASVMRTAATPRNARDSLDFYFQFDYVAQIHVVRFYFAEVQKLSANEIRSFNISVNGNYWKGPIVPTYNQTVFYNFQSTYFERVSEYRFSLLPTEFSTLPPITNAIEIFLIKDFSQPQTQNDQVDAMRNIKIAYKVSKNWQGDPCAPVAYKWDGLNCSSVGTLKITALNLSSSGLTGQIVSYISKLTDLESLDLSNNSLNGEIPDFLADLPSLRVLNLHNNNLTGQVPNALIQRSSEGALLLRLGQNPNLLCESALCDQQTKDKSKKNNRVIYVLASISAILVLLLLVLATVNIIYIKKRKPKNYFKVHKEFSDQTGSQLESKRRRYSFNEVSNMTNNFERVLGRGGFGTVYYGIIDDIQVAVKMLSQSSVQGYQQFLAEVNILMRVHHRNLTSLIGYCNEETNIALIYEYMENGNLEEHLLEKNSRTRLFNWEERLTIAMDAAQGLEYLHNGCKPPIIHRDVKCTNILLNENFQAKMSDLGLSRSFPVDGGTHVTTVIAGTPGYLDPEYQVSNRLTEKSDVYSFGVVLLEIITGKPAILKAVEGKIHISEWVKSMLAKGDVKCIVDTRLQGDFESSSVWRAVEIAMASVSNKSSKRPYMTDIVTELKECLAMELARKHNSCETMTMSLATESESSSLASSIMMFFWCLNKERNKAKTILNPSG; translated from the exons ATGGCAAATTCTCTTTTTCTACTGCTTGGAGCTCTTTCTTTCATAGCAACGATCCAAGGCCAGGATCAATCAG GATTTATTAGCATAAATTGTGGACTACCTGAAAATTACAGCTACGTTGAGAAGAATACTGGAATCAATTACATTTCAGATGCTAATTTCATTGATTCTGGTGTGAGTAAGACTGTGTCGCCTCAAGATAAGGCTACTCATCAACAATATTTTACTTACCTTCGAAGCTTTCCTTATGGAACAAGAAACTGTTACAgaataaataatgtaaccatCAACACTGTATATTTAATCAGAACTAGTTTTTTGTATGGAAACTATGACGGTCTAAATAAGCTCCCACAGTTTGAAGTTCATTTTGGAACTAATTTGTGGGACACATTGAAATTCTCGGATGCATCAGTGAGCATATACAGAGAGCTCGTTTACTCTGCAACAAGGGACTATGTAGATATCTGTCTGGTTAACATAGGCACTGGCACACCATTCATTTCGGCTATAGAATTGAGGATTATTGAGAAGAATAATGGTCCCAGCTCTTACTCAGTTGCACGTCTCAAAGGATTAGACTTGGGCAGCAAGAACAATTCAACATGCAG GTACAGAGATGACATATATGACTTCTTATGGGAGCCTTATTCCGTGAATGGGTGGAGACAGTTAATCAGCACAAATATTGATCCTAATCCAAGTCAGAAAAAGGCatatattgataaaaattatgttcCACCAGCAAGTGTGATGAGAACAGCCGCTACACCAAGAAATGCAAGAGATTCTTTGGATTTCTACTTTCAGTTTGATTATGTTGCACAGATACATGTTGTCAGATTCTATTTTGCTGAGGTACAAAAGCTGTCAGCAAATGAAATTAGATCATTCAACATCAGTGTCAATGGCAATTATTGGAAAGGACCCATTGTACCCACATACAATCAAACAGTTTTCTACAATTTTCAGAGTACATATTTTGAAAGAGTTAGTGAATATCGATTCTCACTTCTTCCTACAGAGTTCTCTACCCTTCCTCCTATCACCAACGCTATTGAGATTTTTCTTATTAAGGATTTCTCACAGCCACAAACTCAAAATGATCAAG TTGATGCTATGAGAAATATCAAGATTGCTTATAAGGTGTCAAAAAATTGGCAAGGAGATCCATGTGCCCCTGTAGCATACAAGTGGGACGGTCTAAATTGTAGTTCCGTTGGTACTTTAAAAATCACAGCCTT GAATTTGTCTTCTAGTGGACTAACGGGACAAATTGTATCTTATATCTCCAAGCTTACTGACTTAGAGTCCTT GGATTTATCAAATAATAGCTTAAACGGGGAGATACCTGATTTTCTGGCAGACCTGCCATCACTTAGAGTCCT AAACTTGCATAATAACAACCTCACAGGTCAAGTTCCGAATGCACTCATCCAAAGATCAAGTGAAGGAGCACTATTGCTAAG GTTGGGGCAAAATCCAAATCTGCTATGTGAATCTGCTCTTTGTGACCAACAGACAAAGGATAAAAGCAAGAAAAATAACAGAGTTATTTATGTACTAGCATCTATTTCTGCAATTTTGGTGCTCCTGCTGTTAGTTCTTGCAACAGTTAACATCATTTACATCAAAAAGAGAAAGccaaaaa ATTATTTCAAAGTTCATAAGGAGTTTAGTGATCAAACTGGATCACAGTTGGAATCTAAGAGAAGACGGTATTCATTCAATGAAGTATCTAACATGACCAATAATTTCGAAAGAGTCCTCGGTAGAGGTGGATTTGGAACAGTTTACTATGGCATTATTGATGACATTCAAGTAGCTGTCAAGATGCTTTCGCAATCATCAGTACAAGGATATCAGCAATTTCTAGCAGAG GTTAATATTTTGATGAGGGTTCATCATAGGAATCTAACTTCCCTCATTGGATATTGCAACGAAGAAACCAACATAGCACTCATCTATGAATATATGGAAAATGGCAACTTAGAAGAACATCTTTTGG AGAAAAATAGCAGGACAAGGTTGTTCAATTGGGAAGAAAGGCTCACTATAGCTATGGATGCAGCCCAAG GACTTGAATATCTACATAACGGTTGTAAGCCACCAATAATCCACAGAGATGTGAAATGTACAAACATTTTACTAAATGAAAATTTCCAAGCGAAAATGTCAGACTTAGGTCTGTCCAGAAGCTTTCCGGTTGACGGCGGCACACATGTAACAACTGTCATTGCGGGGACTCCTGGTTACTTGGATCCAGA GTACCAAGTATCAAATAGGCTAACAGAGAAAAGTGATGTTTATAGTTTTGGGGTAGTTTTATTGGAGATAATCACAGGTAAACCAGCAATACTTAAAGCGGTTGAGGGGAAAATTCACATAAGTGAGTGGGTTAAATCTATGCTTGCAAAAGGTGATGTAAAATGTATTGTTGATACAAGATTACAAGGAGATTTTGAGAGTAGTTCTGTTTGGAGAGCTGTTGAAATAGCAATGGCTTCTGTGTCCAATAAATCCTCCAAAAGACCATACATGACTGATATTGTGACCGAGCTAAAGGAATGTTTGGCTATGGAGTTGGCTCGAAAACATAACAGTTGCGAAACCATGACTATGAGTTTGGCTACAGAGTCAGAAAGCAGCTCCTTGGCTAGTTCCATAATGATGTTTTTTTGGTGTctaaacaaggaaagaaacaaagcaaaaactatCCTAAATCCGAGCGGATGA
- the LOC112710002 gene encoding probable LRR receptor-like serine/threonine-protein kinase At1g51880, translating to MRMLMHLLFVMLGVVTSGLLVQTQFQSGFISIDCGLPEGKDYTEKSTGINYISDTNFIDSGVSKMVSSEDKITHQQQFSYLRSFPNGMRNCYKISVTSGTKYLIRASFLYGNYDGLNEPPQFDIHLGSNLWDTVKLTNASQSSYRELMHTPTLNYVHICLVNTGNGIPFISAIEFRNMDFNNVYKTSGATTLARLAGLDFGSFTNLTYRYMDDFHDRLWEPYSNDQWAQLHNPINNDLPSRDYELPISVIWTAATPRNANGVSLDFYFDALNETTQQQCYFYLHFAEVQKLAPNETREFNITLNGEDFYNLLRPGHFVNTIFDPSPYNVFYKNNNISLVKTEASTLPPIINALEIYQVKDFSQLETQQDDVDAITNIKKVYRVTQNWQGDPCAPVAYMWEGLNCNFNGTPRITSLNLSSRGLTGHIAVYISKLTELESLDLSNNSLIGEIPVFLVENLPSLRVLNLQNNNLTGLIPNALLQKSSEGVLSLRLGQNPSLCESGPCDQQTKDKSKENNSVIYILASVSAFLMLLLVVLAAVNIIYIKKRKLKDDVYIHMESGDPLESKRRQYSFDEVVNMTNNFEKVLGRGGFGTVYYGIIDDIPVAVKMLLQSSVQGYQEFLAEVKFFMRVHHRNLTSLIGYCNEDDNIGLIYEYMANGNLNEHLSGKTTRKKFLTWEDRLQIAVDVAQGLEYLHSGCKPPIIHRDVKCTNILLNENFQAKLADLGLSKSFIFSGDTHVSTMVAGTPGYLDPEYQTSNKLTEKSDVYSFGVVLLKIITGEAAAASKAHNNAHISQWVGSVVARGDIERIVDPSLEGDFDIYSAWKAVEVAMACVSISSKERPYMRDVLVELKECLAVESARKNVGAKDSNELVTMNPVTEISPIAR from the exons atgagaatgttaatgCACTTGCTTTTTGTGATGCTTGGGGTTGTAACTAGTGGGCTCCTGGTTCAAACCCAGTTTCAATCAG GATTCATTAGCATAGATTGTGGGCTACCCGAAGGAAAGGACTATACTGAGAAGAGCACAGGAATTAATTACATTTCAGATACTAATTTCATTGATTCAGGTGTGAGCAAAATGGTATCGAGTGAAGATAAGATTACTCACCAACAACAGTTTAGTTACCTGAGGAGCTTTCCCAACGGTATGAGAAACTGTTACAAAATTAGTGTGACAAGTGGCACTAAATATTTAATCAGAGCAAGTTTTCTGTATGGAAACTATGACGGTCTAAATGAGCCTCCACAATTTGATATTCATCTCGGGTCTAATTTGTGGGACACAGTGAAACTAACCAATGCATCACAGAGCAGTTACAGAGAACTGATGCACACTCCCACACTGAATTATGTACACATCTGTCTAGTTAACACAGGCAACGGGATTCCTTTTATTTCTGCCATAGAGTTCAGGAATATGGACTTTAACAATGTTTATAAAACTTCCGGAGCTACAACATTGGCTCGTTTGGCTGGTTTAGATTTTGGTTCATTCACCAACCTAACATACAG GTACATGGATGATTTTCATGATCGTTTATGGGAGCCTTATTCCAACGACCAGTGGGCACAACTACACAACCCTATTAACAATGATCTACCTTCCCGTGATTATGAACTGCCAATTTCAGTAATCTGGACTGCTGCTACACCAAGAAATGCTAATGGTGTCTCCTTAGATTTCTACTTTGATGCACTTAATGAAACTACACAGCAACAGTGCTATTTCTATCTGCACTTTGCTGAGGTTCAAAAGCTGGCACCAAATGAAACTAGAGAATTCAACATCACCCTTAATGGAGAGGACTTTTATAATCTACTTCGACCCGGTCACTTTGTAAATACCATATTTGATCCATCTCCATATAATGTATTCTATAAGaataataacatttctcttgttaaGACAGAAGCTTCTACCCTTCCACCCATCATCAATGCTCTTGAGATTTATCAAGTTAAGGATTTCTCACAATTAGAAACTCAACAAGATGATG TTGATGCTATCACAAATATCAAGAAAGTTTACAGGGTGACCCAAAATTGGCAAGGTGATCCATGCGCTCCTGTAGCATACATGTGGGAGGGTCTAAATTGTAATTTTAATGGCACCCCAAGAATCACATCCTT GAATTTATCTTCAAGAGGACTCACTGGACACATAGCAGTTTATATCTCCAAGCTTACTGAGTTAGAGTCCTT GGATTTATCAAATAATAGCTTAATTGGGGAGATACCTGTTTTTCTGGTAGAAAATCTGCCATCGCTTAGAGTCCT AAACTTGCAGAATAACAACCTCACAGGTCTAATTCCAAATGCACTTCTCCAAAAGTCAAGTGAAGGTGTACTATCACTTAG GTTGGGGCAAAATCCAAGTCTATGTGAATCTGGTCCTTGTGACCAACAGACAAAGGATAAAAGCAAGGAAAACAATTCAGTTATTTATATACTAGCATCTGTTTCTGCATTTTTGATGCTCTTACTGGTAGTTCTTGCAGCAGTCAACATCATTTACATTAAAAAGAGAAAGCTAAAAG ATGATGTCTACATTCATATGGAATCTGGTGATCCTTTGGAATCCAAGCGCCGACAATATTCATTCGATGAAGTTGTTAACATGACCAATAACTTCGAAAAAGTCCTCGGTAGAGGTGGATTTGGAACAGTTTACTATGGCATTATTGATGATATTCCAGTAGCTGTTAAGATGCTTTTGCAATCATCAGTACAAGGATATCAGGAATTTCTTGCAGAg GTTAAATTTTTTATGAGGGTTCACCACAGAAACCTGACTTCTCTGATTGGATACTGCAATGAAGACGACAACATAGGGCTCATCTATGAATATATGGCAAATGGGAACCTCAATGAACATCTTTCAG GAAAAACTACCCGGAAAAAATTCTTAACTTGGGAGGACAGACTCCAAATAGCAGTGGATGTAGCCCAAG GATTGGAATATCTGCATAGTGGTTGCAAGCCACCTATAATCCACAGAGATGTAAAATGTACAAACATTTTGTTAAATGAAAACTTTCAAGCAAAATTGGCGGATTTAGGCCTCTCCAAAAGCTTCATTTTCAGTGGAGACACACATGTGTCCACTATGGTTGCTGGAACTCCTGGCTACCTTGATCCAGA GTACCAAACATCAAATAAATTAACAGAAAAAAGTGATGTGTATAGTTTTGGAGTAGTCCTTTTGAAGATAATCACAGGTGAAGCAGCAGCAGCATCAAAAGCACATAACAATGCTCACATAAGTCAGTGGGTGGGTTCTGTGGTTGCTAGAGGGGACATAGAACGTATTGTAGACCCAAGCTTAGAAGGAGATTTCGACATTTATTCTGCATGGAAAGCAGTTGAAGTAGCAATGGCATGTGTCTCTATTAGTTCTAAAGAAAGGCCGTACATGAGAGATGTTTTAGTTGAGCTGAAGGAGTGTTTGGCGGTGGAATCAGCTCGGAAAAATGTTGGCGCCAAAGATTCAAATGAGTTGGTTACCATGAATCCAGTTACTGAAATTAGTCCCATAGCTAGATAG
- the LOC140175017 gene encoding disease resistance protein RGA2-like, giving the protein MASKLEGGAYLSSFVDAISKKLSSILEDDSVLEGNDSALELLERLDEILCDVEPVLDDAELKQFGNDRVKKWLVDLQDALYVADDFLDELSTKAATATPREPGNSYDWSRPVDSIIEDSGVNVIEKIVAKLGSVVRRKDKEKINKLLLDDTCDAESLVTVIPIVGMGGIGKTTLAQLVYNDPKVVEKFGTRAWVCVAENPDPVNVTRTVLGAIDSSPCNMDNFDLLQTNLKEKLTGKTFLLVLDDVWDDRRDMWEDFLKPFHYANNGSKILLTTRNENVASVFAPINLHYGLSLLSKRLLVGVFEAFNYFY; this is encoded by the exons ATGGCTTCAAAACTTGAAGGTGGAGCTTATCTGTCTTCTTTTGTTGATGCTATTTCAAAGAAGCTATCTTCAATACTTGAAGATGACTCTGTCCTGGAAGGAAATGACTCTGCCCTGGAGTTGCTTGAAAGGTTGGATGAAATTCTGTGTGATGTTGAACCTGTGCTTGATGATGCTGAGCTGAAGCAGTTCGGTAACGATAGAGTGAAGAAGTGGCTTGTAGATCTCCAAGATGCTCTCTATGTGGCTGATGACTTTCTGGATGAACTCTCCACTAAAGCTGCCACTGCTACTCCAAGGGAGCCAGGTAATTCTTATGACTGGTCTCGCCCTGTTGATTCAATTATTGAAGATAGTGGTGTCAATGTCATTGAAAAAATAGTTGCCAAACTGGGGTCTGTTGTACGACGAAAAG ACAAGGAGAAGATAAATAAATTGCTGTTAGATGATACCTGTGATGCTGAATCACTTGTGACTGTGATCCCCATTGTGGGTATGGGCGGAATAGGAAAAACTACTTTGGCTCAATTGGTTTACAATGATCCCAAAGTTGTGGAAAAATTTGGCACTAGAGCATGGGTGTGTGTTGCTGAAAATCCTGACCCTGTCAATGTTACAAGGACAGTATTAGGGGCAATAGATTCATCTCCTTGTAACATGGATAATTTTGATTTGCTTCAGACTAATTTGAAGGAAAAGTTAACAGGAAAGACTTTTTTACTTGTTTTAGATGATGTTTGGGACGATCGACGAGACATGTGGGAGGATTTTCTAAAACCTTTTCACTATGCGAATAATGGGAGTAAGATTCTCCTAACAACTCGTAACGAAAATGTTGCTTCTGTGTTCGCACCTATCAATCTACATTATGGACTAAGTTTACTGTCAAAAAGATTGTTGGTCGGTGTTTTTGAAGCATTCAACTATTTCTACTAA
- the LOC112710003 gene encoding putative disease resistance protein At3g14460 → MAEDLLQPKENNTSKKIGCAYFDELVARSFFQPSSTKRGLFVMHDLMHELATFFARKFYFKLEVSENLHMVDSKIRHLSLFSNYRDTITLFGEACERAVHLRTALDFSSYRPSIDVESNPLLLQQFRVFSFRVKSVPDSIGELIHLRYLNLSGTCIVTLPESICKLYNLQTLKLRGCVELEMLPSRMQDLVNLCHLDIRGASRLKEIPKGMNKLKHLHFLSDYIVGKQENGMRELGTLDNLHGSFCISKLENVKNSGEALEAKMGNKKHINTLELNWLPDGDIDDVQTERDILDKLQPHQNLTELSINGYPGERFPDWLGLSCYSNMTKLSLDSCMNCCELPSLGQLPSLQHLEISKLDGLEKIDLEFYNKNNASFQQETPFKCLETLEIEYMYSWREWHFPDEFDGFPQLRILEIRNCPVLSGDLPSHLPALEELTIDGCKELACSLPRAPKLHKLHVKCDMFYGNLELHKVTISGSQLAKFVWEWLLHIQPPYVQYLYIDDCQSAISISANHLPASLQRLEIIDCSKLTFSEQLQHNSLTKILVEDCDSLTLFPLGDLPNLKKLTISECKNMENVEVAHALPSLRRLNISDCPSLVSLPPLGSAAPRLQELDIRNCPEIDCFAGECLPPSLEKLVIVECQKLASWISSNVLHSEGLTHLWLGSYFDVKSFPREGCLPASLKSLQFWDFPDLETLDCKGLHHLTSLTYIAIRYSEKLENITEEHLLASIKKIYIGEECPLRSKLEEMEDLRIQLGCDESESCDEYAWNDEDAASDSNSD, encoded by the exons ATGGCTGAAGATCTTTTACAACCAAAGGAAAACAACACATCAAAAAAGATTGGTTGTGCATATTTTGATGAATTAGTTGCAAGGTCATTTTTTCAACCTTCTAGTACTAAGAGAGGGTTATTtgtaatgcatgatctcatgcatGAACTAGCAACTTTTTTTGCTAGAAAATTCTATTTCAAACTCGAGGTATCTGAGAATCTACACATGGTAGATAGCAAAATTCGACATTTGTCCCTTTTTTCAAATTATCGGGATACCATCACACTATTTGGAGAGGCCTGCGAGAGAGCAGTACACTTGAGAACAGCTTTAGATTTTTCTTCATATCGTCCATCAATTGATGTTGAAAGCAATCCTTTGCTCTTACAACAATTTAGGGTTTTCTCATTTCGTGTAAAGTCAGTACCTGATTCAATTGGCGAATTGATTCATTTACGTTATTTAAATCTCTCTGGCACATGTATTGTTACGTTGCCAGAGTCAATATGTAAATTATACAATCTCCAAACTTTGAAGTTGCGGGGTTGTGTTGAGTTAGAGATGCTTCCCAGCCGCATGCAAGATCTAGTGAACCTTTGCCACCTTGATATTCGGGGTGCTTCTCGTCTGAAAGAGATACCCAAGGGAATGAACAAGTTAAAGCATCTACACTTCTTAAGTGATTATATCGTCGGCAAGCAAGAGAATGGGATGCGAGAATTGGGAACATTGGACAATCTCCATGGCTCATTTTGCATTTCCAAATTGGAGAACGTCAAGAATAGTGGTGAAGCTTTGGAGGCAAAGATGGGTAACAAGAAGCACATCAACACTCTAGAATTGAATTGGCTTCCAGATGGTGACATTGATGATGTTCAAACTGAAAGAGATATACTTGACAAGTTACAACCTCATCAAAACTTGACAGAGTTATCAATTAATGGTTATCCAGGTGAAAGATTCCCCGATTGGTTAGGCCTTTCTTGCTACTCCAATATGACCAAATTGAGTCTGGAtagttgtatgaattgttgtgAGCTTCCTTCACTGGGACAGTTACCCTCTCTACAGCATCTGGAGATTTCTAAACTTGATGGGTTGGAGAAAATTGATTTAGAGTTTTACAACAAAAACAATGCATCATTTCAGCAGGAGACACCCTTCAAATGTCTCGAAACTCTGGAAATTGAGTATATGTATAGTTGGCGGGAGTGGCATTTTCCTGATGAGTTTGATGGTTTTCCTCAGCTTAGAATCCTTGAAATAAGAAACTGTCCTGTGTTAAGTGGAGATCTGCCTTCTCACCTTCCGGCTCTGGAGGAACTTACCATTGATGGATGTAAAGAGCTTGCATGTTCGCTGCCTAGGGCTCCCAAGCTTCACAAATTACATGTAAAGTGCGACATGTTTTATGGGAATTTGGAACTGCACAAGGTAACAATTTCAGGAAGCCAGCTGGCGAAATTTGTATGGGAATGGCTGCTGCACATCCAACCACCATATGTCCAATATCTGTACATCGATGATTGTCAGTCAGCGATATCAATTTCAGCAAATCATTTGCCAGCTTCATTACAACGTCTGGAAATCATTGATTGTTCAAAATTAACATTCTCTGAGCAACTGCAACACAATTCTTTGACGAAGATACTTGTAGAGGACTGTGATTCACTGACGTTGTTTCCATTGGGGGACCTTCCAAATCTCAAGAAACTCACAATCAGTGAATGCAAAAACATGGAAAATGTTGAGGTGGCACATGCTCTTCCAAGCCTCCGTCGTTTAAACATCTCAGACTGCCCCAGTTTAGTATCCTTGCCGCCGCTAGGGTCGGCTGCGCCCCGCCTACAGGAGCTGGATATACGCAATTGCCCGGAAATCGATTGTTTTGCTGGGGAGTGCCTCCCGCCGAGTTTGGAAAAACTTGTAATCGTTGAGTGCCAGAAACTGGCGAGTTGGATATCATCAAATGTTTTGCATAGTGAAGGCCTTACCCATCTTTGGCTTGGTTCATACTTTGATGTAAAGTCGTTCCCGAGAGAGGGTTGTCTTCCTGCTTCTCTCAAGTCTCTACAATTCTGGGACTTTCCAGATCTGGAGACGCTTGACTGCAAGGGGCTTCACCATCTTACCTCCCTCACATATATAGCAATTAGATACTCTGAAAAACTTGAGAATATCACAGAAGAACATTTGCTTGCCTCCATAAAAAAAATCTACATAGGGGAAGAATGTCCTTTGAGGAGCAAGCTGGAAGAGATGGAAGACCTACGGATTCAATTGGGTTGTGACGAATCAG AATCATGTGATGAGTATGCTTGGAATGATGAGGATGCTGCTTCTGATTCTAATTCTGATTGA